The sequence GCTTGGCGATCTCGCGCTTGCCGACGACGTTGGTGGATTCGCGAATGAATTCAAGAACCTGCTCCTTGCTGGGCAGGCCCTGGAACTTGCGGGTATTGGGGCGTTTGCTCATTTACCCGCCATATGGGGACGCTAGCCTTCGCTGTCGACCGGCAGCGGATAGAAACCCCCACCCGGCACGGCGCTGGAGACCGGGCTTTCCGCACCATCAGCCGCGACCGAACTGACGCCGAAGATCCAGTCATCGCCGCGATCGGGTGCAAGGATGATGGAATTGAGATCCGCCGCTTCATCGCTTTCGAGCGTGGTGCGCAGCGTCCAGTCGCGCTCGTCGGTGCGGCGGCGGTAGACGTTGTAGCGCGTGGCGCCTGCCACCGGCTCCCATTCCAGCAGCACGTCGGGACGGACAATCCCGTCGCCCTGCACCACCGGCGGCATCGGCGCGCGGGCCAGCACATCGGCAGCGCGCACGTTCAGGCGGGTGACGAGCGCGAGATAGGGAAAGTCCATCTCGTCCACGGTGTCGCCATAGGTCACGCCGTCCTCGACGCGCAGGTCCTGGTGCTGGTGTTCGTAGTCCTCGATGGCGACCGAGAAGCGGATGGCGGGATAACCCCGGTCGAGGAAGGGCAGGTGGTCCCCACCCCTCCCCATGCGGTCCGACCGCCAGGTCTGGCGCACATCGAGTCCCTCGGCATCGGTTTCGGCCAGGCGATCGAGGAAGCGCGAGAGGTTGCGGCTCGGGCTGTCGTTGGCACCGCCCATGCTGCGCATCCGGGCGCGTGTTGCCTCGTCGGCATCGGCGCGCACGCCTTCGGAGAAGACACGCACGTGATCGGCATCGCAGGTGCCGTCGGACCCGCAGGAGCCGCCGACGACGTCGTTGTTGAGCACGGCCTTGACGGTCCAGCCCTGCTCGGTGGCGTAATCGGCCAGCAGGTTCCCGCCGTAGAGGCCCTGCTCCTCGCCCATCAGCAGGGCAAAGACGATGGTCGTCGGATATTGCCGCTGGCTCAGCGCCCGCGCCGCTTCCAGCACCAGCGCACTGCCGCTGGCATTGTCGTTGGCCCCCGGAGCTTCGCTTTCCGCGTCCATGACGTCGGAGACGCGGCTGTCGATATGGCCCTGGATGATCACGACCTCGTTCGGCCGTTCGGTGCCCCACTGGATGGCGATGGAATTGCGGATCAGTACCGGCTCGGGAATGCGCCGTCCGCCCATTTCCGCCTCGACATAGCGCGTTTCCAGGCAACCGCCGCAAGCCGCGCTGGTTTCCTCGAATTCGGTCCTGCCCCAGGCCAGCGCCGCCCCGATGCCGCGATCCGTGCCATCGAGGCCGGACAGCGTATGGCGTGTGCCGAAAGCGACCATGCGCTCGACATCGGCTTGCAGGCGATCTGCAGATACCGGTGCGGCGACGTCGTCTTGGGCGATTGCAGGGGTGGCGAAGGCGGCGCAGATTGCCGCTGGCAGGATCAGGTAACGCATTTGTCGAGAATTCGCGCAATTGCCCGCGCTTGGCAAGACACATGATTGCAGCTGCAACCGCTTGCCGCTACGCCAGCGCGCATTCCTGCCCGTCTCGGGCATTTGGGGGAAGTTTTCGATGAAGAAGTTCACGCTGGCGCTGGTCGCCACCACCGCCCTTTCCGCTCCGGCCCAGGCTGCCGATGTCAGCAACCTTGTCGGCCCGTTCATGCATGATCCGACCGTCGAGGAGATCGCCGAGCGCTGCCAGTACTACGTCGAACAGGTGGACCTCCGCCGCGATGCCATGCTGGGCGACACCGCCGAGCCGACCATCGACAACACGCTGGAGCGGTACGACGCGATCCAGTCCTTCCTGCTGACGGGTTCGTTCGAGGCGAGCCTGTACCAGCAGGTGATGGGCACGGCGGAAACCCGCGATGCCGGCGGCGCCTGTTCGGTGCGCATTGCGGGCCTGAGCAGCGAAATCAGCCTGTCGCGCCCGATCTACGAGCGTCTGGCTGCGCTCGACGTTTCCGAAGCTGACGAGACCACGCAGACCTACATGGAAAGCATCCTCGACGGCTTCCGCCGCAGCGGTGTCGCACTGGACGAGGATGGTCGCGCCCGCGTGCAGGAAATCAACGATCGCCTGGCCGAACTGAGCGCTGAATTCTCGCGCAATATCGCCGAGGACGTGCGCACGATCGAAGTCGCGCCGGAGGAACTGGCCGGGCTGCCGCAGGACTACATCGATGCGCACCCGGTGGGTGAGAACGGGATGATCACCCTCACCTCCGCCACGCCCGACTATGCGCCGGTGATGACCTATGCGGAAAGCGACGACCTGCGTCGCCGCTATGCCGACGTCTATGGCCAGCGTGCCTGGCCGCAGAATGACGAAGTGCTGCGCGAAATCTTCACGCTGCGGCAGGAACTGGCCGAGCTGGTCGGCTTCAACAACTATGCGGAACTGCAATTTGCCGACCGCATGCTCGACACCACCGACAAGGTGGAGGACCTGATCCAGCAGACCGACGAGGCTGCGCGCCCGGTGGCCGAGGCGGACTATGCCCAGCTGTTCGCCATGCTGCAGGAACTGCGCCCCGGGGCGGAGCAGATCGAATCCTACCAGCTGTCGTGGCTGACGCCCAAGGTGCAGCAGGCCAATTACGATTACGACCCGCAGGAAGCACGGCAGTACTTTCAGCACGACAACGTGCGTGACGGCATCTGGGCGCTGACCGAACGCCTGTTCGGGGTCGAGGTGCAACCCTGGGATACGCCGGTCTGGCACGAGGACGTGGAGCCTTACCAGCTCGTCGAGGACGGTGAGGTGATCGGCTACTTCTACCTCGACTCCCATCCGCGCCCCGGCAAGTATACCCACGCCAACGTGGTGCCGCTCTATCTCGGTTCGCCCGATGGCGGCGTGCCGGTGGCCGCGCTGGTGCAGAACATGCCCGATGGTCTGATGGAGCACGGGCAGGTCACCACTTTCCTGCACGAATTCGGACACATCCTGCATTTCGTCTTCGGCAGCCGTAACCGGTATGCCGGCATGGGGATGATCAATGTCGAGTGGGACTTCATCGAGGCGCCCTCGCAGATCCTGGAAAACTGGGTCTACGACTATGACACCCTGGCCACCTTCGCCGTGAACGAGGCTGGCGAAACGATCCCGCGCGACCTGGTCGAGCGGATGAACCGCGTGCGCTATTTCAATCAGGGCACCTGGGAAATGCGCCAGTTGGGGCTGACCGCGACTTCGTACAACTTCTACACTCAGCCTGTGCCGGACGACCTGGGCGCGGCGACGCGCGAATGGCAGCAGGACTATTCGCTGGTGCCGCTCAACCCGAACGGCCAGATGCAGGCCGCCTTCGGCCACCTCGATGGCTATGGCGCGGCTTACTACACCTATGGCTGGTCGCGGGTCATCGCGGCCGACATGTTCAGCCGTTTCAAGGCCGAGGGCATGACCAATCCCGAAACCGCAAACGCCTATCGCCGCCTCGTGCTGGAGCCGGGCGGCACGCGTCCGGCAGCAGAGCTGGTGCGTGAATTCGTGGGCCGGGAAATCTCGTTCGACGCCTTCCGCGAAGAACTGGAACGCGGCCTGCCCGAAGACTGACGCGATGCGCCGCGCGCGTCTGCCTCAGTAGGCGCGCGCGACGTAGACGCGTTCGACGGCCGGTTCGCCGGTGAAAATGCAGGTGCCGTCTGCGGGCGGCGCGTTCATCGGCACGTTGCGCAAGGTGAGGCGGAGCGCCTTCAGCTGCTCTTCCACTTTGGCCAGCCCCTCACCCGTGGGCTTGGACCATTGCACCTCGACCCAGCCGGGATACTTGCGGTCCGCACCGAAGAATTCGGCCAGCGCCTCCATCGTGTCGATATCGCGCACGATATTCGCCTCGCGGCGCTCGCGGGCTTCCTCGAACAGGCCGGTCTGGATTTCCGCGAGAAGAGCCGGGACGGCCTGCGCCGCTGCATCCTTGGTGGGGTTCTGGAAGGCAGGTTTGCCGGTTTCCAAATCCCATAGCGCATCGCGGCGCAGCAGGCTGACGACGCCGCCTTCCATGTCACGGCCGCCAACCTCGATGATGATGGGGGCGCCCTTGCGAACCCAGTCCCAGCGCTTGGCCGCCGCCTTGCCCGGACGGGTGTCGAGCAACACGCGCACCGGCTCGCCCAGCACCTGCTGGCCGGCGATGGCAGCGCGCAGGCCTTCGCAATAGTCGATGACGGCCTCGTCCTCGGGCTTGTCGCGCAGCATCGGCAGGATCACGACCTGGAACGGCGCGATGGCAGGCGGCACGCGCAGGCCGTCGTCGTCGCCGTGGGTCATGATGACACCGCCCACCATGCGGGTGGAAACGCCCCAGCTGGTGGTATGCGCCAGCGCCTGGCCGCCTTCCTTGTCCTGGTAGCGGATGTTGGCGGCTTCGGCGAAATTGGTACCGAGGTAGTGGCTGGTGCCCGCCTGCAGCGCCTTGCCGTCCTGCATCATGGCTTCGATCGACCAGGTCTCGACAGCGCCGGGGAAGCGTTCGTTCTCCGGCTTCTCGCCCGCGATCACGGGCAGCGAGAGGTCTTCCTCGGCAAAGGCGCGGTACATCTCCAGCGCGCGCATGGTTTCGGCCTTGGCGTCTTCCTGCGTCGCGTGGGCGGTGTGGCCTTCCTGCCAGAGAAACTCGCTGGTGCGCAGGAACATGCGGGTGCGCATTTCCCAGCGCACGACATTGGCCCACTGGTTCAGCATCAGCGGCAGGTCGCGCCACGACTGGATCCAGCGGCTCATGGCATCGCCGATGATCGTCTCGGATGTCGGACGAACCACCAGCGGTTCTTCCAGCTTGGCTTCGGGATCGGGGATCAGCCCGCCCTTCCCGTCAGCGATCAGGCGGTGATGGGTGACCACGGCCATTTCCTTGGCGAAGCCGTCGACGTGCGCCGCCTCGCGCTCGAAATTGGCGAGCGGGATGAACAGCGGGAAATAGGCGTTCTGCACGCCGGCCGCCTTGATGCGGTCATCCAGCAGGCGCTGCATGCGCTCCCAGATGCCATAGCCCCACGGCTTGATGACCATGCACCCGCGCACGCCCGATTCCTCGGCCATGTCGGCAGCAGAAATGACTTCCTGGTACCAGGCGGCGAAATCGTCCTCGCGCTTGGTGTTCAGGGCATGGCGAATGGCAGACATCTTGTGAATCCGAATATGCTGTTCAAGGTGCCCGCCCCCATGCCGACCTGCGCGTTGCAAGTCGAGGGGCGAGCGACCGAGATCTTGTGAAAGCTACTTGCCGAGCTTGTCCAGCTTGCGCTGCATTTCCGCCATCTGCTTGCGCAGCGTATCGATATCGTCCGTATCCTCCGCGGGGGCAGCAGTCGGGGCCGGAGCTGTTGCCGCGCCGGGCATGAAGGCGCTCGCCGCGGCATTGAACATGGCCATGTTCGATTCCGCCATCTTCGACAGGGCATCGGCCCCCATGTTCGACTGGAAGGCTTCCTGCAGCGCCGACTGGTTGGTCTGGAAGTTGGCCATCGCCGCTTCGAGGTAAGGCGGCATCATCGCCTGCATCGAATTGCCGTACATTGCGATCAGCTGGCGCAGGAAGCTGATCGGCAGCATCTGTTCGCCGCTGGCTTCCTCTTCCATGATGATCTGCGTCAGGATTGCATGGGTAATGTCGGCCCCAGTCTTGGCGTCGAGCACCTGGAAGTCCACGCCCGTGCGCACCATCCGCGCGAGGTCGTCGAGCGTGATGTAGCTCGAGGACTGGGTGTTGTAGAGGCGCCGGTTGGCGTACTTCTTGATGATGATGGGCTCTTCGCCCGATTTATTCTTTTCGGCCATTTATGGCTCCCTGGAACGCGCGACTGGAGCCAACTTAGCACTTGCAACATCGAATTTGCAATCAGGCGTGTCAGGAGGTCCGATCAAATCGCTGGCCGAGGACCGTCAGCAACTCGTATTGCGAAAGTCCCGATTTCTCAGCAGCCTGCGGCAAGCCATAGAAAAGACTACAGAAATCACCTTCCGTGACGTCCGATTTGGTGCAGTCTACGGCAATCATGTCCATCGAGATCCTGCCAAGGATCGGCAGGACCGTCCCAGCATGGTGCAATGCACCCGAATTCCCCCAACTGCGCAATATTCCGTCGGCATAACCAAGTGAAATTATTGCGATCCTTGTCGGTTCTTTCGCCGTCCACTTTGCATTGTAACCGACCGTGTCGCCAGCCGCGAGATTCCGCACTTGCAGCACCGCAGCCTCGATCTCGGCCACCGACTTGATCTCGCCGTCAAGCTCGGGCCGGGGAACGCCTCCGTACAGCGCGAGTCCGGGACGTGTCAGATCGAAGTGGTAGTCCGGTCCCAGGGCGATTCCCGCACTGTTGGCGAGGCTGGCCTGGCGGGCCGGCAATGTCGCGACGACCTCGCGGAAGCTACGCAGCTGTTGGTCGTTCTTCGGGCTATCCTCGTCGGCCGAGGCGAGATGGGACAACAAGGTGTCGACTTCGAGCGACTGAACCTCGGCGCTGCCGATCTCGTCCGGAGACAGACCGAGGCGATTGATCCCCGTATCCACCATGACGTGGCATGTGCCGCCACCTGCTGCATGCCAGACCTGCGCCTGGGCGAGCGAGTTTATCACGGGGATCGCGCCCGTCGCCTTGGCATAGGCAGCCTCTTCGGCATTGGCGACGCCGTGCAGGACCGCAGTGCTCTCGCCCGAAGTGTGCGCCAGCACGTCGGCGACCTCGCTCCAGTGTGCGACGAAGAACTGCCGCGCGCCCGCTTCGCGCAGCACCGGCACCACGTGTTCCACCCCCAGTCCATAGGCATCGGCCTTGACCGCTGCACCGGCCGTGGCGGTGCCCGATAGCCGATCCAGCGTACGCCAGTTGCCTGCCAGTGCATCACGGTCGATGCGCAGGCGCAAGCTCGCCGGTGGGGGTGCGGGAAGGCTCACGAGGCGGTCCGCGCGGAACCCTGCCATCTTTGCAGGGCGGGCGTGAAGCTTTCCGGCAATACGCGGTACATTCGCGCAAATCGCTCGGCTATGTCCTCCGGCATCGTCCAGTCCGCCAGCGGGCCGTTGTCGTCCGTGGAAGCCGGCTGCAGCAGGACCCATGCCGGATCAAGCGCGGGCAGCGAACCATCCGCATATTGCGCAAACCATCCCTCTGCATCGCCCATGCAGCGATACATGCGCCGCTGGATGGTGGTGGAGCGCTTGATGTAGGCGAAATACTCGTCCCGCGGCTGTTCGGGCGCGTTGCGCACGATGTCGATGAATGGCTGCGCGGCTTCGGCCTTGTCCATGTGCCAGCGGTTGCAGGCGAGGATCCAGGCAAACTCACGGTCCGCCCCACCCAGCTGATAGGATTCCGGGCTGTAGCCCCGTCCGCGGAAATCGTCATAGGCCGGCCGGATGATACGGTACGAGGCATCATGGTCACCGCCCTCCGCCAGATAGGCCGCGTAGTTGATCAGCGGGTTGAGGCGGTATTCGCTTTCTTCCGGAAAGCCTTCGAGGAAGTCCGCCAGCACTCCTGCCGCAGCGAGATCGCCGCGCATCAGGGTGACCGTGCTGGCACGATAGGCCGCGATCATGGTGCGCTCGAATTCCTGGCGCTGCCGGCTCCGCTCGCTGCCCTGCTCCAGCTCGTCGCGCGTGGCATCGAGGATGGCCAGTGCCTCCTCGACATAGCCGAGATCGCGCAGGCCTGCGGCACGGGCGATATCGCGGCGCACGAAGGATGCCATCGACAGGCCGAGGCCAATATCCCGTGCGTCGCGAGCCTCTTCCTCCAGCTGGTCTCGCAGGCGTTGGAGATCGCTTCCCCAGCGCTCTTCCATGGTCGGCCAGAACGGCGCGAATGGCCGGAACGACAGCGCCATCAGGGCGGTGTCGATATTCTGGACGGGCGTCAGGCGCGCGGCTTCGAGCGTGTCGGCGCATTCGGCCAGCATGTCCGGCCCTCGCCGCTGCGGCGTGAGGGTCACCCTGAAATTGCCGAAGCCTTCCAGCGACACCGAGGCATGGTCGTCACCGCAGAAATCGCGATAGGCGTCGCGAAGGGCCTGCGGCATTGGCGGCGCCGCCTGCCGAACTGTTACGGGCGGCGGCGGAGCCTGTGCCGGCTTGTCCTGCGCGCTTGCCGGAACGGCTGCCAGGACGATTGCCATGACCGCGGCAAGCAGGGCCTGCTTCATGTGGATTCGGCGTCCTCGAAATCCTTCGGCGGGCCGGAGGGAATGCCCCACCATGCCACGATCACGCCGAAGGCGACGACTACCCACGTGTACCATAGGCCGGCATAGACATCGCCGGTTCGCGCCACGATGAAGCCCGCAATCAGCGGCAGGAAACCACCAAGGTAGCCCGCCCCGATGTGATAGGGGATCGACATCGAGGAATAGCGGATTTGCGGCGGGAACATCTCGGTCAGCAGGGCGGCGACGGAACCGTAGGTCAGCGCCGAGAAAGCCGAGATTACCAGCAGGATCGCCACGATACCGACGATGTTGATGAAGGGCGGCTGCTGCACCGAGAAGTCATAGCCACGTGCCGACAAGGCTTCCTGCAGGCCGGCACGGCGTGCAGCGCCATCGTCCAGCCAGTCGTCCCCCAGCGCAATCGCCTCGCCGCCGACGGTAACGCCGAGCGTGTCGGCCTCCACCCGCTCGTAGGGCACGCCGCTGGCGGTGAGCGTTTCGAGGACCTTGCCGCAATCGGTCTGTTCGCGGTCGAACAGGTCGGCAAAGGGATCGGTGGTGCACTGGGTGCCCGTCACCACCACCGGATTGGCAGCCGCCGCTTCCTCGATGCCGGGATTGGCGAGCTTGCCCATCATCCAGAACATCGGGAACACCAGCAGCAGCGTCATGATCGCCCCGACCAGGATCGGCTTCTTGCGCCCCACCCTGTCCGACCATTTGCCGACCACGACGAAGAAGCTCATCGAGATCAGGCCCGCCACCAGCAGGATCATCTCCACCAGCGATGGATCGAGCCGCATGTCGCGCTGGAGGAACGAGAGGCTGGAAAAGAAGGCCGTGTACCAGATCGTAGTGAGGATTCCGGTGATGCCGAACAGCGCGATGAAGATGCGCTTCTTGTTGCCGGGATAGGTGAAGCTCTCGACGAAGGGGTTGCCCGACATCTTCCCTTCTTCCTTCATGGCGCGGAAGACCGGGCTTTCATTGAGCTTCAGGCGCATCCACAAGGAGATGCCGAGCAGCACGACGCTGAGCAGGAAAGGTACGCGCCAGCCCCATTCCTCGAAGGCTGCTTCGGGAATGATTGCGCGGCACAGCAGGACCACGACGATCGAGAGGACGAAGCCGCCGACCACGCTCGCCTGGATGAAACTGGTGTAGAAGCCGCGCTTCTCGGGAGGCGCATGTTCGGCGACATAGATCGCCGCACCGCCATATTCCCCACCGAGGGCGAGGCCCTGCAGGATGCGCAGTACGATCACGATGGCTGGCGCCCACAGGCCGATGCTCTCGGCGCTGGGCACCAATCCGACACCGGCGGTGGCAATGCCCATCAGCGTGACGGTGACGAGGAAGGTGTACTTGCGGCCGAGCTTGTCCCCCAGGTACCCGAACATGATCGCACCCAGCGGGCGGAAGCCGAAGCCGATCGCGAAACCGGCCCAGACGAGCAGGACCTGCAGCGTTTCGTTATCGCTGGGGAAGAAGGCGCGCCCGATAAGCGTGAACAGCGTGCCGTAGATGAAGAAGTCATACCATTCGAAGATGGTGCCCGCCGAACTCGCGCCGATGACGAGGCGGATTTCCTTCTGGGTGGGCTGGTGTACGGTCGTTGCGGCTGTGCTCGCCATGCGGTCCCCCGATAGTCAGGTGGACGGGATTAGCTTGCCGCAGCAGCGCTGGAAAGGGCCTCCATCGCCGCCTTCCACGGCAGCAGCATGGCGCCGTGCCGGCCGCGATAATCGCGGGCCGGGACGATCAGGTCGATATCCGGCCAGTCGGGGGCGTCACTCGCCCCTTCCAGCCATGCTGCGAGCGCGTCGTGCGCCTGGCACACCTCTGCGATGCTGCGGCCGGCAGCATGCCGCGCGAAAACGGCGGCGGCGGCTTGTCCGACGGCGCAGGCGCGCACCTTCAGCCCAATGCGGTCAATGCTTTGCTGCGCATCCAGCGACAGGTCCACGGCGAGCGTAGACCCGCAAGCAGGAGATCGTGCCGCGCCATGCAGGGCTGCGGATTCGACGGGTGGGTACTTTGCCAGCTCGACCGCGGCGGCGAGCATTTCAGGCGTGTAGAGCTTCTCCGCGCTCATCAGCCCTCTTCATCGCTTTGCAGGCGCGCCCGGCGCTCGGCGATGATCTGCACCATCGCGCGCGAGCCGGCGTCGACCAGCTGATAGGTTCGCGCCTCGGCGATCCAAACTGGTCGGCCCTTGGCGCCCCAGACCGTGTCGTAGCCGAGCACCAGCAGCGAGAAAGCGACGACGACGATGACGACGCCCTTGAGTGCGCCGAAGCCAAAGCCGAGTACACGGTCGATCGGGCTGAGGATGGACTGGCGGGCGCTGCGACCGGCGACACGGGCAATCAGCTTCATGGCCGCATAAGGGATCAACAGCAGCAGCGCGAAGGCAAGTATCGAGGCGGTAACGGGCGAGCCCATGAACTCCAGGATCGCGGCCGTGAGGTCCGTGTGCAGGTAACGGATGGCGAAAATCGCCAATACCCATGCTGCTAGGGAAAGAACTTCTTGCACGAAGCCGCGCATGAAGCCGCCGATGGCGCTGACCGCAACGATCAGCAGCACAATGATATCAAAGCCCGTCATCGGGCGCGGAACTTATGCCGATGCCATGACCCGGTCAACGAGCGACGCGACCGATGCTACATCCGTATATCGTAAGCCAGCCACGTCTTGTCCCCCATCCTGTGGACCAAATGCCGTTTTGAATCCGAGCTTTGCCGATTCTTTCTGCCTGACGGTTCCGTGCGCGACCGGGCGGACTTCGCCGGAAAGGGCTACCTCGCCGAACCAGACGGCGCTGGCGGGCAGCGGCCTGTCGGCCAGGGCACTGATGAGTGCCGCCGCCACGGCGATATCGGCTGCAGGGTCGGACAGGCGATAGCCGCCGGCCACGTTGAGATAGACCTCTGCCGTCGAGAAGTTCAGCCCGCAGCGCGATTCCAGCACTGCCAGCAGCATGGCCAGCCGGCCATTGTCCCAGCCGACCACGGCCCGCCGCGGGGTGGCCCCGGATTGCAGGCGGACGATCAGTGCCTGGATTTCGACCAGTACCGGCCGCGTGCCCTCCAGCGCGGGGAACACGGCGGCGCCGGCGATGGGTTCGTCCCGGCCGGAGAGGAACAGCGAGGAGGGATTGCCCACCTCGTCCAGGCCGTGGCCTTCCATCGCGAAGACGCCGATCTCGTCCACTGCGCCGAAGCGGTTCTTGAGGCACCGCAGGATGCGATACTGGTGGCTGCGCTCCCCCTCGAAGCTCATCACGGTATCTACCATGTGCTCCAGCACGCGCGGGCCGGCGATATTGCCATCCTTCGTCACATGCCCGACCAGCACCAGTGCGGTGCCCTTTTCCTTGGCGTAGCGGATCAGCTCGAAGGCGCTGGCGCGCACCTGGCTGACGGTGCCCGGTGCCCCTTCGATCATGTCGGAGTGCATGGTCTGGATAGAATCGACCACCAGCAGGTCCGGCGCATCGTCCTGCCCCAGCGTGGTCAGGATGTCGCGGACCGAGGTGGCCGCGGCCAGCTTGAGCGGAGCTTTCGACAGGCCGAGCCGAGCCGCACGCATGCGCACCTGCCCGGTCGCCTCCTCCCCGCTGACATAGACCGCCGATCCGCCGTCCTGCGCGATCTTCGCCGCTGCCTGCAGCAGCAGGGTGGATTTCCCGATGCCCGGCTCGCCGCCCATCAGGATGGCCGCGCCCGGAACCAGTCCGCCGCCCAGCGCGCGGTCGAACTCTCCGATGCCGGTGGAATTGCGTTCCAGCGGGCGGGTGGGCGCATCGAGCGATTCGAAGGCTATCGCCCTGCCCCCGCTCGACAAATCGTGCTTGGCGGCGAACTTGGTGTCGGGAGCATCTTCCACCAGCGTGTTCCATTCGGAACAGTCCGTACATTGGCCCTGCCAACGCGATGCGACGCTGCCGCATTCGGTACAGATGAAACGCTTCTTGGGCTTTGCCATGCGCGGTTGCTAACCGGAACAGAAGTGGAACGCAAGTGTGCTGGCCAGCGGCTT is a genomic window of Aurantiacibacter sp. MUD11 containing:
- the radA gene encoding DNA repair protein RadA translates to MAKPKKRFICTECGSVASRWQGQCTDCSEWNTLVEDAPDTKFAAKHDLSSGGRAIAFESLDAPTRPLERNSTGIGEFDRALGGGLVPGAAILMGGEPGIGKSTLLLQAAAKIAQDGGSAVYVSGEEATGQVRMRAARLGLSKAPLKLAAATSVRDILTTLGQDDAPDLLVVDSIQTMHSDMIEGAPGTVSQVRASAFELIRYAKEKGTALVLVGHVTKDGNIAGPRVLEHMVDTVMSFEGERSHQYRILRCLKNRFGAVDEIGVFAMEGHGLDEVGNPSSLFLSGRDEPIAGAAVFPALEGTRPVLVEIQALIVRLQSGATPRRAVVGWDNGRLAMLLAVLESRCGLNFSTAEVYLNVAGGYRLSDPAADIAVAAALISALADRPLPASAVWFGEVALSGEVRPVAHGTVRQKESAKLGFKTAFGPQDGGQDVAGLRYTDVASVASLVDRVMASA